The following coding sequences lie in one uncultured Mailhella sp. genomic window:
- a CDS encoding TRAP transporter small permease, whose product MTLISLQVNRLTNVLMKVSLWLGIALCIIMVVATLGQVFCRVTHLFTFETSEEIARFSMCWMAMLGSAAALRQGRHLGVRILVEHLPSGVYDKYLAPIIQLVMLAFFLLVTVKGWAFAMRGAMQVSPALQLPMIYPYLCLPVGGALMALSMIADMLQDRFPTSAGSNASIASTVMEDISEVAATCENSQEAPVFDPLSQNRDSK is encoded by the coding sequence ATGACGTTGATCTCCCTTCAGGTCAACAGGCTGACCAATGTTCTCATGAAGGTCAGTCTGTGGCTGGGCATCGCCCTCTGCATTATTATGGTCGTGGCCACGCTGGGGCAGGTTTTCTGCCGCGTTACGCATCTGTTCACCTTTGAAACCAGCGAGGAAATCGCCCGGTTCAGCATGTGCTGGATGGCCATGCTCGGCAGCGCCGCCGCCCTGCGTCAGGGCAGGCATCTCGGCGTCCGCATTCTCGTCGAACATCTGCCTTCCGGCGTGTACGACAAATATCTCGCCCCGATCATTCAGCTTGTCATGCTGGCGTTCTTCCTGCTCGTCACGGTCAAGGGCTGGGCCTTTGCCATGCGCGGCGCCATGCAGGTTTCTCCTGCGCTTCAGCTTCCCATGATCTATCCGTACCTCTGCCTGCCCGTGGGCGGCGCCCTCATGGCCCTTTCCATGATCGCCGACATGCTCCAGGATCGCTTCCCCACCAGCGCCGGCTCCAACGCCAGCATCGCAAGCACCGTTATGGAAGACATCTCCGAAGTCGCCGCCACCTGCGAAAATTCTCAGGAAGCCCCCGTCTTCGATCCCCTCTCTCAGAACCGCGACAGCAAGTAG
- a CDS encoding TRAP transporter large permease, whose product MLMLIFLVFLVSLFLGVPVALCLAFTTVAGLMLHDTSLLVVVQRMFQGFNSFSLLAVPFFVLAGDLMNKCGITQRLIDFSYMLVGRIPGGLAHSNIAASMFLGGISGSAVADAAAIGSIMVPGMIKNGYNPGFSAAVTAAASTMGPIIPPSILMVIMGVTTGMSIGGLFMAGIVPGLMLGLGMMAYSYFVAIRENYPRDPNPLTIKRFCREFWKALPALMAPTIIMGGIMFGIFTSTEAAAVAVLYALLLGICHRTLRMKDLIEVLGSSVLTTAVLLLIIGTANAFAWLLAAEQIPNQLAALIQSVTSNKLIILLLLNILLLFVGMFMEGGAAIIILAPTLLNVATQVGIEPLHFGMIMVLNMAVGLLTPPLGVCLFVICGVTKLDLSYVIRSVLPFIAVELAVLLLVTYVPAFCLTIPRMLGYL is encoded by the coding sequence ATGCTCATGCTCATTTTTCTCGTCTTTCTGGTCTCGCTGTTCCTCGGCGTGCCGGTCGCCCTCTGCCTCGCCTTCACCACGGTGGCGGGCCTCATGCTTCACGACACCTCCCTGCTCGTGGTCGTGCAGCGCATGTTCCAGGGCTTCAACTCCTTCTCCCTTCTCGCCGTGCCCTTCTTCGTGCTCGCCGGCGATCTCATGAACAAGTGCGGCATCACCCAGCGCCTCATCGACTTCTCCTACATGCTGGTCGGCCGCATTCCCGGCGGTCTCGCCCATTCCAACATCGCCGCCTCCATGTTCCTCGGCGGCATCAGCGGCTCCGCCGTCGCCGACGCCGCCGCCATCGGCTCCATCATGGTTCCCGGCATGATCAAGAACGGCTACAATCCCGGCTTCAGCGCCGCCGTCACCGCCGCCGCCTCCACCATGGGTCCCATCATTCCGCCCTCCATCCTCATGGTCATCATGGGCGTCACCACCGGCATGAGCATCGGCGGACTCTTCATGGCAGGCATCGTGCCCGGCCTCATGCTCGGCCTCGGCATGATGGCCTACAGCTACTTCGTCGCCATCCGCGAAAACTATCCCCGCGATCCCAATCCCCTCACCATCAAGCGCTTCTGCCGCGAATTCTGGAAGGCGCTCCCCGCCCTCATGGCCCCCACCATCATCATGGGCGGCATCATGTTCGGCATCTTCACCTCCACCGAAGCCGCCGCCGTCGCCGTGCTCTACGCCCTGCTGCTCGGCATCTGCCACCGCACCCTCCGCATGAAGGACCTCATCGAGGTGCTCGGCTCCAGCGTGCTCACCACCGCGGTGCTCCTGCTCATCATCGGCACCGCCAACGCCTTCGCCTGGCTCCTCGCCGCCGAACAGATTCCCAATCAGCTCGCCGCCCTCATTCAGTCCGTCACCAGCAACAAGCTCATCATCCTGCTTCTGCTCAACATCCTGCTGCTCTTCGTCGGCATGTTCATGGAAGGCGGCGCGGCCATCATCATTCTGGCCCCCACTCTCCTCAACGTGGCCACGCAGGTGGGCATCGAACCTTTGCACTTCGGCATGATCATGGTGCTCAACATGGCCGTCGGCCTGCTCACCCCGCCGCTCGGCGTATGTCTGTTCGTCATCTGCGGCGTCACAAAGCTCGACCTCTCCTACGTCATCCGCTCGGTGCTGCCGTTCATTGCCGTGGAACTCGCCGTGCTGCTGCTCGTCACCTACGTGCCCGCCTTCTGTCTCACCATCCCTCGCATGCTGGGATACCTGTAA
- a CDS encoding pyridoxal phosphate-dependent aminotransferase, whose translation MNTKLSSHVTPLRFSVIRSMLEKASAYHDVISLSIGEPDFDTPAFVCEAAMKDAEHGYTHYAASSGDADLRAALLDAERAKSGLPWQEEHLLITSGAMHGLLAVMRTLLDEGDEVLTPAPCFSDYQGHCALAGGRLVPVATSFENGFIPTLDDMEAALTPKTRALLINSPCNPSGVVFDAATLDMLADFAVRHDLVVISDEVYDSIVFQGKAESIATRPGMFERTVVLNSFSKAFAMTGWRVGYALGPSWIMKEMIKVLSYSVASTGTPNQRAALAALKGPRAPFDAFRDAYRRRTHLAAERLNAMPGVRCLEPAGTFYLFPHIEAAEQDSLAFALDLLDKEQVIVVPGFPFGPEKTVKGCVRLACTVDENRLSEAMDRIERYLKTR comes from the coding sequence ATGAACACGAAACTCAGTTCCCACGTCACGCCGCTGCGCTTCAGCGTCATCCGCAGCATGCTCGAAAAGGCTTCCGCCTATCACGACGTCATTTCCCTCAGCATCGGCGAGCCCGACTTCGACACCCCCGCCTTCGTGTGCGAGGCCGCCATGAAAGACGCCGAACACGGCTACACCCATTACGCCGCCTCCTCCGGCGACGCCGATCTGCGCGCCGCCCTGCTCGACGCCGAACGCGCCAAGTCCGGCCTGCCCTGGCAAGAGGAACATCTGCTCATCACCTCCGGCGCCATGCACGGCCTGCTCGCCGTGATGCGCACCCTGCTCGACGAAGGCGACGAAGTGCTCACCCCCGCGCCCTGCTTCTCCGACTATCAGGGCCACTGCGCCCTCGCGGGCGGCAGACTCGTGCCCGTGGCCACCAGCTTCGAGAACGGCTTCATTCCCACCCTCGACGACATGGAAGCCGCCCTCACTCCGAAAACGCGCGCCCTGCTCATCAACTCGCCCTGCAATCCTTCGGGCGTGGTCTTCGACGCCGCCACCCTCGACATGCTCGCCGATTTCGCCGTGCGCCACGATCTTGTGGTGATTTCCGACGAGGTGTACGACAGCATCGTGTTTCAGGGAAAGGCCGAAAGCATTGCCACGCGTCCGGGCATGTTCGAGCGCACGGTGGTGCTCAATTCCTTTTCCAAGGCCTTTGCCATGACCGGATGGCGCGTGGGCTACGCCCTCGGCCCCTCCTGGATCATGAAGGAAATGATTAAAGTGCTGAGCTACTCCGTGGCGAGCACCGGCACGCCGAATCAGCGCGCCGCCCTGGCCGCGCTCAAGGGCCCGCGCGCGCCCTTCGACGCCTTCCGCGACGCCTATCGCCGCCGCACGCATCTGGCCGCCGAACGCCTCAACGCCATGCCCGGCGTGCGCTGCCTCGAACCTGCCGGAACTTTTTATCTGTTCCCGCACATCGAGGCCGCGGAACAGGATTCCCTGGCCTTTGCCCTCGATCTGCTCGACAAGGAACAGGTCATCGTGGTGCCGGGCTTCCCCTTCGGGCCGGAAAAAACCGTGAAGGGCTGCGTGCGCCTCGCCTGCACCGTGGACGAAAACAGGCTCTCCGAAGCCATGGACCGCATCGAACGTTACCTGAAGACGCGCTAG
- a CDS encoding FAD-linked oxidase C-terminal domain-containing protein, translated as MSLPSGIAGELKNILGSEGFLESEEDLRSFAYDLFANHKPDAVALPASVEEVSAVMRLCNQHHVPVYPRGSGTSLAGSPVPVMGGLVLCSSRMNKVLEVSVTDRLARVQAGCVTAELQKAAAEKGLMYPPNPTSCLYSTIGGNVSTNAGGASGAKYGVTRDYLLGLTVVLPGGEIVRMGNRCQKDVTGFDLPRLICGSEGLLGFIAEVTVKLIPLPESIRTALAYFDDAAEAGSVVTDIVGHRILPCTLELMDGVFLKTVAEVYGVPCPEGAGAALLIEVDGPDMVLEGQMKTIEKICGDHHAIGMEFAATEEERDTLWKARRGGTAALVRQADRLVTLDYAVPVSLLPRALKLMEKLANEHHCNVVTIAHAADGNLHPMVLYSPGVPAEDAAYRAFCDASTRAVLELGGTVSGEHGIGLEKKQYMPMQLGDEQMRIMRGICRLFDPYGIMNPGKLER; from the coding sequence ATGAGTCTGCCTTCCGGCATTGCCGGCGAGCTGAAAAATATTCTCGGTTCCGAGGGCTTTCTGGAAAGCGAAGAGGATCTGCGTTCCTTCGCCTACGATCTTTTCGCCAATCACAAGCCCGACGCCGTGGCCCTGCCCGCCTCGGTGGAAGAAGTTTCGGCCGTCATGCGGCTGTGCAATCAGCATCACGTGCCTGTGTATCCGCGCGGTTCCGGCACCAGTCTGGCCGGCTCTCCGGTGCCGGTCATGGGCGGGCTCGTGCTGTGCAGCTCGCGCATGAACAAGGTGCTTGAGGTGTCCGTCACCGATCGCCTCGCCCGCGTGCAGGCCGGCTGCGTCACCGCCGAGCTGCAGAAGGCCGCCGCCGAAAAGGGCCTCATGTATCCGCCGAACCCCACCTCCTGCCTCTATTCCACCATAGGCGGCAACGTGTCCACCAACGCGGGCGGCGCAAGCGGAGCCAAGTACGGCGTCACCCGCGACTACCTGCTCGGCCTCACCGTGGTGCTGCCCGGCGGCGAAATCGTGCGCATGGGCAACCGCTGTCAGAAGGACGTCACGGGCTTCGATCTGCCCCGCCTCATCTGCGGATCCGAAGGCCTGCTCGGCTTCATCGCCGAAGTCACGGTGAAGCTCATTCCGCTGCCCGAAAGCATCCGCACGGCGCTCGCCTATTTCGACGACGCTGCCGAAGCCGGTTCCGTGGTCACGGACATTGTGGGTCACCGCATTCTGCCCTGCACGCTCGAACTCATGGACGGCGTGTTCCTGAAAACCGTGGCCGAAGTGTACGGCGTGCCCTGCCCCGAAGGCGCGGGCGCGGCCCTGCTCATCGAGGTGGACGGCCCCGACATGGTGCTCGAAGGACAGATGAAGACCATCGAGAAGATCTGCGGCGACCATCACGCCATCGGCATGGAATTCGCGGCCACGGAAGAAGAACGCGACACCCTCTGGAAGGCGCGTCGCGGCGGCACGGCGGCGCTGGTGCGCCAGGCCGACCGCCTGGTCACGCTGGACTACGCCGTGCCCGTGTCGCTGCTGCCCAGGGCGCTCAAGCTCATGGAAAAGCTCGCGAACGAGCATCACTGCAACGTGGTGACCATCGCGCACGCGGCCGACGGCAATCTGCATCCCATGGTGCTCTACAGCCCGGGCGTGCCTGCGGAAGACGCCGCCTATCGCGCCTTCTGCGACGCCTCCACCCGCGCCGTGCTCGAACTCGGCGGCACCGTGAGCGGCGAACACGGCATCGGTCTGGAAAAGAAGCAGTACATGCCCATGCAGCTCGGCGACGAACAAATGCGCATCATGCGGGGCATCTGCCGCCTGTTCGATCCCTACGGCATCATGAATCCCGGCAAGCTGGAGCGATAG
- a CDS encoding (Fe-S)-binding protein, producing MNGPTCEYCGRCLSVCPSYKHYLVETFGPRARIDLARAVASGELNPGERYHESIKSCMQCLSCTEICGKGVDGAQIILDARLAEGDGKLTMKRRLEKMVTCALLPRRELTRKVVRACSFFQWLFPLDRRGSIRHLPDALCGAAGKRSMPNLASKSLYDLLPERIMPPDNVTQIGEVALFTGCFGGLVNVEASLRLVNALTARGYTVFLPRAQSCCGAPAQLSGFGEAFEKAQAHNAEVFAACGSMPVLTLCATCHRTLSREYTLAGKELAGRIVDAAVFLRRHDARFGFDSPLPPLPAAALLRQKERPVSAGDPLVVAVHDPCHFRLDNQVKHAIREELASRPWIKLVELPDPGACCGGGGISSLKNPDIADELGEARAKAVIESGADVVTAQCPGCVLQLNNHLKRLKATARACHTLELIGK from the coding sequence ATGAACGGCCCCACCTGTGAATACTGCGGCCGCTGCCTGAGCGTGTGCCCCAGTTACAAGCATTATCTCGTGGAAACCTTCGGCCCGCGGGCGCGCATCGATCTGGCCCGCGCCGTGGCATCCGGCGAACTCAATCCCGGCGAACGCTACCACGAATCCATCAAGAGCTGCATGCAGTGCCTCTCCTGCACGGAAATCTGCGGCAAGGGCGTGGACGGCGCACAGATCATTCTCGACGCCCGCCTCGCCGAAGGCGACGGCAAGCTCACCATGAAGCGCCGCCTGGAAAAAATGGTGACCTGCGCGCTTCTGCCCCGGCGCGAGCTCACGCGCAAGGTGGTGCGCGCCTGTTCGTTCTTCCAGTGGCTGTTCCCGCTGGATCGGCGCGGCAGCATTCGCCATCTGCCCGACGCCCTGTGCGGCGCGGCGGGCAAGCGCAGCATGCCGAACCTCGCTTCCAAGTCGCTGTACGACCTTCTGCCCGAACGCATCATGCCGCCGGACAACGTCACGCAGATCGGCGAAGTGGCGCTGTTCACGGGCTGCTTCGGCGGCCTCGTGAACGTGGAAGCCTCGCTGCGCCTCGTGAACGCCCTCACCGCGCGCGGCTACACCGTGTTTCTGCCCCGCGCCCAGTCGTGCTGCGGCGCGCCCGCCCAGCTCAGCGGCTTCGGCGAAGCCTTTGAAAAGGCGCAGGCCCACAACGCGGAAGTGTTCGCCGCCTGCGGCTCCATGCCGGTGCTCACCCTGTGCGCCACCTGCCACCGCACCCTCTCGCGCGAATACACCCTGGCCGGAAAGGAACTCGCCGGCCGCATCGTGGACGCCGCCGTGTTCCTGCGCCGCCACGACGCCCGCTTCGGCTTCGATTCCCCCCTGCCGCCGCTGCCCGCCGCGGCCCTCCTGCGCCAGAAGGAACGCCCCGTGAGCGCCGGCGATCCGCTCGTCGTCGCCGTTCACGATCCCTGCCACTTCCGCCTCGACAATCAGGTGAAACACGCCATCCGTGAGGAACTCGCGTCCAGGCCCTGGATAAAGCTCGTGGAACTCCCCGACCCCGGCGCCTGCTGCGGCGGCGGAGGCATCTCCAGCCTCAAAAACCCAGACATCGCCGACGAACTCGGCGAGGCCAGAGCTAAAGCCGTCATCGAAAGCGGCGCCGACGTCGTCACCGCCCAGTGCCCCGGCTGCGTCCTCCAGCTCAACAACCACCTGAAACGCCTCAAGGCAACCGCCAGAGCCTGCCATACCCTCGAACTCATCGGGAAGTAA